A genomic segment from Klebsiella africana encodes:
- a CDS encoding YfdX family protein produces MLTDFNQELTMKKVILASLLATIMGTSPVWAADSATAAPTAAATAQVQKEAADVLQVAVQGANAMRDVQFARLALFHGQPDSAKKLTDDAAALLAADDASWAKFVKTDATAKMIADRYVVINATIALSEDYVATPEKESAIKSANEKLAKGDQKGAIDTLRLAGIGVIENQYLMPLNQTRKAVAQAQDLLKAGKYYEANLVLKGAEEGIVVDSEMLVAGN; encoded by the coding sequence ATGCTTACCGATTTTAATCAGGAGTTAACAATGAAAAAAGTCATTCTGGCAAGCCTGCTGGCAACCATAATGGGTACCTCTCCGGTGTGGGCGGCAGACAGCGCGACGGCAGCGCCAACCGCGGCCGCCACGGCGCAGGTGCAGAAAGAAGCCGCCGATGTGCTGCAGGTGGCGGTGCAGGGCGCGAATGCGATGCGCGACGTCCAGTTCGCCCGTCTGGCGCTGTTCCATGGCCAGCCGGATAGCGCCAAAAAACTGACTGACGACGCCGCCGCGCTGCTGGCCGCCGATGATGCCAGCTGGGCGAAGTTCGTGAAAACCGACGCGACAGCCAAAATGATCGCCGATCGCTATGTGGTGATCAATGCGACCATCGCCTTGTCTGAAGACTATGTGGCCACGCCGGAAAAAGAGAGTGCCATTAAATCTGCCAACGAAAAACTGGCGAAAGGCGATCAGAAAGGAGCTATCGATACCCTGCGCCTGGCCGGTATTGGTGTGATTGAGAACCAGTACCTGATGCCGCTTAACCAGACCCGTAAGGCGGTGGCGCAGGCGCAAGACCTGCTGAAAGCCGGTAAATATTATGAAGCGAATCTGGTGCTGAAAGGCGCTGAAGAGGGCATTGTGGTGGATAGCGAGATGCTGGTGGCAGGCAACTGA
- a CDS encoding MIP/aquaporin family protein — MNQTSTLTGQCVAEFLGTGLLIFFGAGCVAALRVAGASFGQWEISIIWGLGVAMAIYLTAGVSGAHLNPAVTIALWLFACFERRKVLPFIIAQMAGAFCAAALVYGLYRQLFLDLEQSQHIVRGTVASLNLSGVFSTYPHPHITFIQAFAVETTITAILMAMIMALTDDGNGIPRGPLAPLLIGLLIAVIGASMGPLTGFALNPARDFGPKLFTSLAGWGSIAFTGGLAIPYFLVPLLAPVVGAIIGAFLYRKLIGHHLPCECGIDE; from the coding sequence ATGAACCAGACTTCTACCTTAACCGGGCAGTGCGTGGCCGAGTTTCTTGGCACCGGACTGCTCATCTTCTTCGGGGCGGGCTGTGTCGCTGCGCTGCGGGTCGCCGGGGCCAGCTTTGGCCAGTGGGAAATCAGTATTATCTGGGGCCTGGGCGTCGCCATGGCCATCTACCTGACGGCCGGTGTCTCTGGCGCGCACCTTAATCCGGCGGTGACCATTGCTCTGTGGCTGTTCGCCTGTTTTGAACGTCGCAAGGTACTGCCGTTTATTATCGCGCAGATGGCCGGGGCATTCTGCGCCGCCGCGCTGGTGTACGGGCTGTATCGCCAGTTGTTTCTCGATCTTGAACAGAGTCAGCATATCGTGCGCGGCACTGTCGCCAGCCTTAACCTGTCCGGGGTCTTTTCCACGTACCCGCATCCGCATATCACTTTTATACAGGCGTTTGCCGTGGAGACCACCATCACGGCAATCCTGATGGCGATGATCATGGCCCTGACCGACGACGGCAACGGCATTCCGCGCGGGCCGCTGGCGCCGTTGCTGATTGGCTTGCTGATCGCTGTGATCGGCGCGTCGATGGGGCCGCTAACTGGCTTTGCGCTGAATCCGGCGCGCGATTTTGGCCCAAAACTGTTTACCAGTCTGGCCGGGTGGGGCTCGATCGCCTTTACCGGCGGGCTGGCGATCCCTTACTTTCTGGTGCCGCTGCTGGCGCCGGTGGTGGGGGCGATTATCGGGGCGTTTTTATACCGCAAGCTTATTGGCCACCATCTGCCGTGCGAATGCGGTATCGATGAGTAA
- the hdeB gene encoding acid-activated periplasmic chaperone HdeB, producing MNLPKALVLTVAATTFCLMTSPAFAVEETTPQNMTCQEFMDMNPKSMTPVAFWVVNRNTDFSGGDYVDWHEVETVSVPKMLQQCHKNPATKLGDLSAVIKK from the coding sequence ATGAATTTACCTAAAGCACTCGTATTGACCGTGGCGGCTACCACATTCTGTCTGATGACCAGTCCGGCATTCGCGGTTGAGGAAACCACGCCGCAGAATATGACCTGTCAGGAATTTATGGATATGAACCCAAAAAGCATGACCCCGGTGGCCTTCTGGGTGGTGAATCGCAACACCGACTTTAGCGGCGGCGACTATGTCGACTGGCATGAAGTCGAGACCGTTTCGGTACCGAAAATGCTGCAGCAGTGCCATAAGAACCCCGCCACCAAACTCGGCGATCTCAGCGCAGTCATCAAAAAATAA
- a CDS encoding ATP-binding protein, with translation MVVRLILSMAFGLALSLSPAAFAMKQLELKSHAHVATIDIPLSGKEKARLAAQPTLTVGTWLPEMTPIVYDSDEESYQGINADYLALMAHSLGLKVIIRQYDTEQQALTALDDRQVDTLLTQVAHRDALAPGLTRTAPLIKTWPTLVTSLRSPLPPLTTNRRVTLACTRECAFFDIIQQAFPNAKITLYDSDYQALASVVSGENQYFIGNNITTGHCISKYFSQSLVIAHYFRQQEQHNRFITRDDRPELHQLLDRFIRAIDSDTAMRIMQNWLNRGDLSFLNTPLPFTAEEQRWLQKHRRIRLLVNPYFPPFTLVDNEDELRGIMADMLNIFSLQTGLQIDPILVRNRHDLVKRMEKEDWAIMPAATLNPQSQAYVTLSDPLINVAFVLVARGSAPDQQLLRRSVRIALPVGPIAAHDLKARFPQVNWVETDNVGIAMKMVEEGEVDAAVASELSARYMIDHYYPQDLHYTRIDGLPVAAIRLAIPRDEPVLAGILSKALQAIPPRDILQMTEKWSKISSQQIENWSQYSRQFYQLIAFALVLIAISLGWGLSLCREVRKRKDSQQRLEEELAQKEALSCALEREKDKAIQATKAKSRFLASMSHELRTPVSAIVGFLELLAKPELNVGQRKEAIELAGSTAQTLLGLIGNILDIDKIESGKYQVTPQWSDVAQLVSQQCHTFDALAQQKGIDLHYHNALSEGAMLWVDPQALRQILNNLIGNALKFTAEGAIQVSCRLAQADETQGELTLIVSDSGCGISEAEQATLFHRYAQARQGRQQTGSGLGLVICKELVALMQGRLEMVSRPGVGTTFTITLPVKASRCTIHTPQALPARPQVLPGLAILIADDHPTNRLLLKRQLSTIGYSVDEACDGEEAENKLASKHYDLLITDLNMPKKDGLALAASLRRRYPGLVIWGVTASALPQSREACLASGMNMCLFKPVSVQTLSHELSRLAVGHASPHATRHLKLSVLTENTGGDQALMNEMLETFRDASAADLKAAGQAIARHEPQIFLRALHRLHGSAQILGITALQQLCAPFEAKRPDSLTPASCLEVVQHVTGVMREIDDEINALIGR, from the coding sequence ATGGTTGTTCGTCTTATTTTATCTATGGCTTTTGGACTGGCGCTGAGTCTCTCTCCTGCCGCGTTTGCCATGAAACAGCTGGAGCTAAAGAGCCATGCCCATGTCGCCACGATCGACATACCGCTCAGCGGTAAGGAGAAAGCCCGGCTGGCGGCACAGCCGACGCTAACCGTCGGTACCTGGCTTCCCGAGATGACGCCTATCGTCTATGACAGCGACGAGGAAAGCTATCAGGGGATTAACGCCGACTATCTGGCGCTGATGGCGCACAGCCTCGGGCTCAAGGTAATTATCCGCCAGTATGACACCGAGCAGCAGGCGCTCACCGCCCTGGACGACCGCCAGGTGGATACCTTGCTCACTCAGGTGGCGCACCGGGATGCGCTCGCCCCGGGCCTGACGCGAACCGCACCGCTGATCAAAACCTGGCCGACGCTGGTGACCTCGCTGAGATCCCCCCTGCCGCCGCTGACCACCAATCGCCGCGTCACGCTGGCCTGTACCCGCGAATGCGCCTTTTTCGATATCATTCAGCAGGCGTTTCCTAACGCCAAAATCACCCTTTACGATAGCGACTACCAGGCGCTTGCTTCGGTGGTCAGCGGTGAAAATCAGTATTTCATTGGCAACAACATCACCACTGGCCACTGTATCTCCAAATATTTCTCGCAATCGCTGGTCATCGCGCACTATTTTCGTCAGCAGGAACAGCACAATCGCTTCATCACCCGCGACGATCGGCCCGAACTACATCAACTTCTCGATCGTTTTATTCGCGCCATCGACAGCGATACCGCCATGCGGATCATGCAAAACTGGCTCAACCGCGGCGATCTGTCGTTTCTTAATACCCCACTGCCTTTTACTGCCGAGGAGCAGCGCTGGCTGCAGAAGCATCGTCGCATCCGCCTGCTGGTGAACCCCTATTTTCCGCCGTTTACCCTGGTGGATAACGAAGATGAACTGCGCGGCATCATGGCCGATATGCTGAATATATTCTCGTTACAGACCGGCCTGCAGATAGACCCCATCCTGGTGCGCAACCGCCACGATCTGGTAAAGCGCATGGAGAAAGAGGACTGGGCCATCATGCCCGCCGCCACCCTCAATCCACAATCTCAGGCTTATGTCACCCTCAGCGATCCGCTCATTAACGTGGCCTTTGTGCTGGTCGCCCGCGGCAGTGCCCCCGATCAGCAGCTGCTGAGGCGCTCGGTGCGGATCGCCCTGCCGGTGGGGCCCATCGCCGCCCATGACCTGAAAGCGCGCTTTCCGCAGGTTAACTGGGTGGAGACGGATAATGTCGGGATTGCTATGAAGATGGTGGAGGAAGGTGAAGTCGATGCCGCCGTCGCGTCGGAGCTTTCCGCCCGCTATATGATCGACCACTACTATCCACAGGATCTGCACTACACCCGCATCGACGGTCTTCCCGTCGCGGCCATTCGGCTGGCCATCCCGCGCGATGAACCGGTGCTGGCCGGCATTCTTAGCAAAGCGCTGCAGGCTATTCCGCCACGGGATATTCTGCAAATGACCGAGAAGTGGTCGAAAATCTCCAGCCAGCAGATAGAGAACTGGAGCCAGTACAGCCGCCAGTTTTACCAGTTGATCGCCTTCGCGCTGGTGCTGATCGCCATCAGCCTCGGCTGGGGGCTTTCCCTGTGCCGGGAAGTGCGCAAACGCAAAGACTCCCAGCAGCGGCTGGAGGAGGAGCTGGCGCAGAAGGAGGCCCTCTCCTGCGCGCTGGAGCGGGAAAAAGACAAAGCGATTCAGGCAACAAAAGCAAAGAGTCGCTTTCTGGCCAGCATGAGTCACGAGCTGCGCACGCCGGTGAGCGCCATCGTCGGCTTTCTGGAGCTGCTGGCGAAACCGGAGCTGAACGTCGGCCAGCGTAAAGAGGCGATCGAGCTGGCGGGGTCGACGGCGCAAACGCTGCTGGGGCTGATCGGTAATATTCTCGATATCGACAAGATTGAGTCGGGAAAATATCAGGTCACCCCGCAGTGGAGCGATGTCGCACAGTTAGTGTCGCAGCAGTGCCACACCTTCGATGCGTTGGCGCAGCAAAAGGGCATCGATCTGCACTACCATAACGCGCTGTCGGAAGGGGCCATGCTGTGGGTCGACCCGCAGGCGCTACGGCAAATCCTCAATAATCTCATCGGCAATGCGCTGAAGTTTACCGCCGAGGGCGCGATTCAGGTCAGTTGCCGGTTGGCGCAGGCGGATGAGACGCAGGGGGAGTTGACTCTCATCGTCAGCGATAGCGGCTGCGGGATCAGTGAAGCAGAGCAGGCCACCCTCTTCCACCGCTATGCCCAGGCGCGCCAGGGACGCCAGCAGACCGGCTCCGGACTGGGGCTGGTCATTTGCAAAGAGCTGGTGGCGCTGATGCAGGGTCGCCTGGAGATGGTCAGCCGTCCCGGTGTAGGGACGACTTTCACCATCACCCTGCCGGTCAAGGCGAGCCGCTGCACGATTCATACGCCGCAGGCGTTGCCCGCCAGGCCGCAGGTTCTGCCCGGGCTGGCGATACTGATAGCGGACGACCATCCCACCAACCGGCTGCTGCTCAAGCGCCAGCTCAGCACTATCGGCTATAGCGTCGATGAAGCCTGCGACGGTGAAGAGGCGGAGAATAAGCTCGCCAGCAAACATTACGATCTGCTGATAACGGACCTTAATATGCCGAAGAAAGATGGCCTGGCGCTGGCGGCCTCGTTACGCCGTCGCTATCCGGGCCTGGTAATTTGGGGCGTGACCGCCAGCGCGCTGCCGCAGTCGCGGGAGGCATGCCTGGCCAGCGGCATGAATATGTGTCTGTTTAAGCCGGTATCGGTTCAGACACTGAGCCATGAGCTCAGCCGTTTAGCGGTGGGCCACGCATCGCCTCACGCTACCCGGCACCTGAAGCTCAGCGTGCTGACCGAAAATACGGGGGGAGACCAGGCGCTGATGAATGAGATGCTGGAGACGTTCCGCGATGCGTCGGCCGCGGATTTAAAGGCTGCCGGACAGGCAATCGCCCGGCATGAGCCGCAGATCTTTCTGCGGGCGCTGCACCGTCTGCACGGTTCTGCGCAAATTCTGGGGATTACTGCGCTACAACAATTGTGCGCCCCTTTTGAGGCGAAGCGGCCGGACTCGCTAACGCCGGCAAGCTGTCTGGAGGTGGTACAGCACGTTACCGGCGTTATGCGTGAGATTGACGACGAAATCAACGCCCTGATCGGCCGCTAG
- a CDS encoding HdeD family acid-resistance protein has translation MFMFSHYTLNAFSPRVFIRYKRHACLMAVLLFICGACCLAWPLVAGWYLATVTGMLLMICGFYSLYSLIVFRQQHWKSRLVALIFAIAWIVLGLSVVVNPLNGMSSLAILFGFLFVLGGISRIVSGCQTRKQSGAGWNIFIGLLDLLIACLWLAMNPQQSWLFITAFIGVEMIFSAIGLLVLRNKMKHAQA, from the coding sequence ATGTTTATGTTTAGCCATTACACCTTAAATGCGTTTAGTCCACGCGTCTTTATTCGATATAAACGGCATGCCTGCCTGATGGCGGTATTGCTGTTTATCTGCGGAGCCTGTTGTCTGGCCTGGCCGTTGGTCGCCGGCTGGTATCTCGCCACAGTAACCGGCATGTTGTTGATGATCTGCGGCTTCTATTCGCTGTATAGCCTGATTGTCTTCCGCCAGCAACACTGGAAATCACGCCTGGTGGCGCTGATCTTCGCCATCGCCTGGATCGTGCTCGGCCTGAGCGTTGTCGTCAATCCCCTCAACGGTATGAGCAGTCTGGCCATTTTATTTGGCTTTTTATTTGTTCTCGGCGGTATTTCCCGCATCGTTAGCGGATGTCAAACCCGAAAACAAAGCGGCGCTGGCTGGAATATTTTTATCGGCCTGTTGGATTTACTGATCGCTTGCCTGTGGCTGGCCATGAACCCGCAGCAAAGCTGGTTATTTATTACCGCTTTTATCGGCGTTGAAATGATATTTAGCGCCATCGGCTTGCTGGTCCTGCGCAATAAAATGAAGCACGCTCAGGCTTAA